From Acidobacteriota bacterium, a single genomic window includes:
- the aroF gene encoding 3-deoxy-7-phosphoheptulonate synthase yields the protein MVIVMEHNATSEQVEHVIDKLVANGFDVHRSTGVDYTVLGAVGAKNVNTRDYEGMDGVREVHRISEPYKLASRAFHPKGSRVRIGDVEFGGEEVVIMAGPCTIESEAQCEEVAAGVAEAGARVMRGGAFKPRTSPYSFQGHGEKGLQIIRKAADRHGMLVISEVMESAQIPLAHDYIDIIQIGTRNMQNYNLLRDIGKSGIPALLKRGMSATITDLLLAAEYIMAEGNHNVLLCERGIRTFENLTRNTLDLSAVPVVKQISHLPIVVDPSHAVAIRNRVGPLSRAAVAVGADGLLIEVHQDPENALCDGAQSLFVSQFANLMDEMRRIARAVGKNIAEPTLA from the coding sequence ATGGTCATCGTCATGGAACACAACGCAACTTCGGAACAGGTGGAACACGTGATCGACAAGCTCGTCGCTAACGGTTTCGACGTGCATCGGTCGACAGGCGTGGACTATACGGTGCTGGGAGCCGTCGGAGCCAAGAACGTGAACACGCGGGACTACGAGGGCATGGACGGCGTCCGGGAGGTCCACCGCATCAGCGAGCCCTACAAGCTGGCCTCCAGGGCGTTCCACCCGAAGGGCAGCCGGGTCCGGATCGGGGACGTCGAGTTCGGCGGGGAAGAGGTGGTGATCATGGCCGGGCCGTGCACCATCGAAAGCGAGGCCCAGTGCGAAGAGGTCGCGGCCGGGGTCGCGGAAGCCGGGGCCCGGGTCATGCGGGGCGGCGCCTTCAAGCCCAGGACCTCCCCCTACTCCTTCCAGGGGCACGGAGAAAAGGGACTGCAGATCATCCGCAAGGCGGCGGACCGTCACGGCATGCTGGTGATCTCGGAAGTCATGGAATCGGCCCAGATTCCCCTGGCCCACGACTACATCGACATCATTCAGATCGGAACCCGGAACATGCAGAACTACAATCTGTTGCGGGACATCGGGAAGAGCGGCATTCCGGCGCTTCTGAAGCGCGGCATGAGCGCCACCATCACCGATCTGCTGCTGGCGGCCGAATACATCATGGCCGAGGGAAACCACAACGTCCTCCTCTGCGAGAGAGGGATCCGGACCTTCGAGAACCTGACCCGGAACACGCTGGATCTCTCCGCCGTTCCGGTGGTCAAGCAGATCAGCCATCTGCCCATCGTGGTGGACCCGAGCCATGCCGTGGCAATCCGGAACCGGGTGGGTCCGCTGTCCCGGGCCGCCGTGGCGGTCGGTGCGGACGGCCTCCTCATCGAGGTGCACCAGGATCCGGAAAACGCGCTTTGCGACGGAGCCCAGTCGTTGTTCGTGAGCCAGTTCGCCAACCTCATGGACGAAATGCGCCGCATCGCCCGGGCCGTGGGCAAGAATATCGCCGAACCGACGCTGGCTTGA
- a CDS encoding HEAT repeat domain-containing protein translates to MIRFLNSRAPGIVRRALLSASVSVLLGSCGSRETPPFPARQALETFRLPPGFEIELVAAEPLVADPVAAAFDGRGRLFVLEMGDYPMQSEPQGRVVVLEDSGGGKFDRSHVFAEKLPFPTGLMPWKEGVLVAAAPDILYLPDRDGDLRADERRVILTGFNRYNPQLRVNGLLYGIDNWIYGAYPKVGPSRRNPEQFGLTGGPLHFPGHPEAGSVDVSALGTDFRFRPDRLQLEPVAGNSQYGNAFDAAGNRFGLWNNNHIRHPVIAHRYLSRNPYLQVSSSMEFPSDHENQSTVYPVTRTPIYIHESQVGVFTSSCGNSVYTAGRFPERFRGAYFVCDPLHNLVHCDLLSPSGATFSARRAFEEREFLASTDAWFKPVFTTVGPDGALYVVDYYRKYVEHPDYVPEDLEGEFDLRAGARLGRIYRVVHKDGGADGSPGLQDAGTGRLVEALSHANMWWRITAQRLLVERQERPAVPALRELAVSAGRPESRIHALWTLDGLGGLDSDLISEALGDPDARVREHAIRLSEQFDSPRLVKRLLALVRDPDHRVQFQLACTLGLLPESQSFGPLSRLLKRRPEDRWLQIAVLTSASENAVRWLRTVTGNGAFLASKTQGKEEFLERIASILGARQVGSGISEVLRLAAGGANAGGEWWKRALLSGLGRGLSQGAEARVRVNRSGERLLFRLMRSPSPAVAAAALDLADRVMLSDSPRLRRFVEKALDNARGRTDEAARVIAVRILGLDPAGAATRALEELMTPREAPQVQVTAARSLLRAGSTEVVPFLLLNWGSFTEPVRRAAWDGLLARKELVNALLDGIREMEAEAWTLGRTRINQLLESPDEEVRRQAEGLFGDLSQGREDLIERYRSALSAGGKVARGKEIFRETCSRCHVLDGMGSQVGPDLMDAVRRPKKFFLAKILDPNLNIAPGYETYVIETRSGATVTGVIARESPTSITLRREEGEEETLLRSNIAALRVSGVSTMPEGLEDEIDPAAMADLLEYLQRLSTPGPM, encoded by the coding sequence ATGATCCGATTCCTCAACTCCAGGGCTCCCGGAATCGTCAGGCGAGCGCTCCTGAGCGCCTCGGTTTCCGTTCTCCTCGGGAGCTGCGGGAGCCGCGAAACGCCGCCGTTTCCGGCGCGGCAGGCGCTGGAAACCTTCCGATTGCCGCCGGGGTTCGAGATCGAGCTGGTGGCGGCCGAGCCCCTGGTCGCGGATCCGGTGGCCGCCGCCTTCGACGGCCGCGGGCGCCTCTTCGTCCTGGAGATGGGCGACTATCCCATGCAATCGGAACCCCAGGGCCGGGTCGTGGTCCTGGAGGACTCCGGCGGCGGAAAGTTCGACCGCAGCCACGTCTTTGCCGAAAAGCTGCCCTTTCCCACCGGACTGATGCCGTGGAAGGAGGGGGTGCTGGTGGCCGCCGCTCCGGACATCCTCTATCTTCCCGACCGGGACGGCGACCTGCGGGCCGACGAGAGGCGAGTGATCCTCACCGGATTCAACCGCTACAATCCCCAGCTTCGAGTCAACGGACTCCTGTACGGCATCGACAACTGGATCTACGGAGCCTACCCCAAGGTGGGTCCCTCCCGGCGCAACCCCGAACAGTTCGGGCTGACGGGAGGACCCTTGCATTTTCCCGGCCATCCGGAAGCCGGGTCCGTCGACGTCTCGGCTCTGGGCACCGACTTCCGCTTCCGTCCGGACCGGTTGCAACTGGAGCCGGTGGCCGGGAACTCCCAATACGGCAACGCCTTCGACGCCGCCGGCAACCGCTTCGGCCTGTGGAACAACAACCACATCCGCCATCCCGTCATCGCACACCGCTACCTGTCGCGGAATCCCTACCTGCAGGTCTCCTCCTCCATGGAGTTCCCCTCCGATCACGAAAACCAGTCCACCGTCTATCCCGTTACGCGAACTCCCATCTACATCCACGAATCCCAGGTGGGCGTATTCACCTCCAGTTGCGGGAACTCCGTCTACACCGCCGGCCGGTTTCCCGAGAGGTTCAGGGGCGCGTATTTCGTCTGCGACCCGTTGCACAACCTGGTGCACTGCGACCTGCTCTCGCCTTCGGGGGCGACCTTCTCCGCCCGCCGGGCCTTCGAGGAGCGGGAGTTCCTGGCCTCCACCGATGCTTGGTTCAAGCCGGTGTTCACCACCGTCGGTCCCGACGGAGCGCTCTACGTGGTCGACTACTACCGGAAGTACGTCGAGCATCCGGACTACGTCCCGGAAGATCTGGAAGGGGAGTTCGACCTGCGGGCCGGCGCACGTCTGGGGCGCATCTACAGAGTGGTCCACAAGGACGGCGGCGCAGACGGGTCGCCCGGCCTTCAGGACGCCGGCACCGGCCGCCTGGTGGAGGCGCTGTCCCACGCCAACATGTGGTGGCGCATCACGGCCCAGCGTCTGCTGGTCGAGCGGCAGGAGCGGCCGGCCGTTCCCGCCCTTCGGGAGCTGGCGGTTTCCGCCGGCCGGCCGGAATCCCGAATTCATGCGCTCTGGACGCTGGACGGGTTGGGAGGTCTCGATTCGGATCTGATCTCGGAGGCGCTCGGCGACCCGGACGCGAGGGTTCGGGAACATGCGATCCGGCTCTCCGAGCAGTTCGATTCGCCGCGCCTGGTGAAGAGGCTGTTGGCCCTGGTCCGGGATCCCGACCATCGCGTCCAGTTTCAGCTTGCCTGCACCTTGGGATTGCTGCCCGAATCGCAGTCCTTCGGTCCTCTGAGCCGGCTCCTGAAGCGGCGCCCGGAAGACCGCTGGCTACAGATCGCCGTCCTGACTTCGGCGTCGGAAAACGCCGTCCGGTGGCTCCGGACCGTCACCGGCAACGGCGCCTTTCTCGCTTCGAAAACCCAGGGGAAGGAGGAGTTCCTGGAGAGGATCGCCTCGATCCTGGGCGCTCGCCAGGTCGGATCCGGGATTTCGGAAGTGCTCCGCCTGGCGGCGGGCGGTGCGAATGCCGGAGGCGAATGGTGGAAGCGTGCCCTGCTGTCCGGATTGGGCCGGGGTCTGAGCCAGGGCGCCGAAGCCCGGGTCCGCGTGAATCGAAGCGGCGAGCGCCTTCTGTTCCGGCTGATGCGCTCGCCGTCGCCGGCGGTGGCGGCGGCCGCCCTGGATCTCGCAGACCGCGTCATGCTCTCGGATTCTCCCCGGTTGCGCCGGTTCGTCGAGAAGGCTCTGGACAACGCGAGGGGCCGGACGGACGAGGCGGCCCGGGTGATCGCGGTCCGGATCCTGGGACTGGACCCGGCCGGAGCGGCGACTCGCGCGCTGGAGGAATTGATGACGCCGCGGGAGGCTCCCCAGGTCCAGGTCACGGCCGCCCGTTCCCTCCTCAGGGCGGGGAGCACGGAGGTCGTGCCGTTCCTGCTCCTCAATTGGGGAAGCTTCACCGAGCCGGTCCGCAGGGCGGCCTGGGACGGCCTCCTGGCGCGCAAGGAACTCGTGAACGCACTCCTGGACGGCATCCGCGAAATGGAAGCCGAGGCCTGGACCCTGGGCCGGACGCGGATCAATCAGCTCCTGGAATCGCCGGATGAGGAGGTTCGCCGGCAGGCCGAGGGGTTGTTCGGCGATCTGTCCCAGGGCCGCGAGGACCTGATCGAACGGTACCGGTCCGCCCTTTCGGCCGGAGGGAAGGTTGCCAGGGGGAAAGAGATCTTCCGCGAGACCTGCAGCCGGTGCCACGTTCTGGACGGCATGGGAAGCCAAGTCGGTCCCGATCTCATGGACGCGGTCCGGCGGCCCAAGAAGTTCTTCCTGGCCAAGATCCTGGATCCCAACCTCAATATTGCGCCGGGCTACGAAACCTATGTCATCGAGACTCGAAGCGGCGCCACGGTGACCGGGGTCATCGCCCGGGAGAGTCCCACCTCCATCACGCTGCGGCGCGAGGAAGGTGAGGAGGAGACGCTGCTCCGGAGCAATATCGCGGCGCTGCGGGTTTCCGGCGTCTCCACCATGCCCGAGGGACTGGAGGATGAAATTGATCCCGCCGCCATGGCCGACCTGCTGGAATATCTTCAGCGGTTGAGCACGCCGGGTCCGATGTGA
- a CDS encoding sialidase family protein, translating to MTTIEILDHHVVYENPQPFNRSRHGYFPGLVKLASGELLGLFVLGEAFEATDVTTFVTRSRDQGRTWSLQGPLHRREEAYRHNSDYLKPTLLDDGRLMALGYRFHRTDPDQTIANPDPAVDGIRGGDNLVSFSEDDGLTWSHPRIVPRSRPELIEQSGPAIQLRNGVILGAGSLFPRWDGSNPSGCVGALLRSGDGGETWDDRTDFFRDPAGRYAPSEPRLCEMQEGRIVSLNWMMDHIQGTNTTNHVTVSHDGGASWSNPIDTGIRGQASNLMHWGGDLLLTVHCHREGEDIGVFVRVVDFSRDRWRTVETAKVWGNAPSMRIAVYSDMGRDLKFGQASLLGLGDGEVLVTHWAIEEGQGRIRTHRIRVRI from the coding sequence ATGACCACCATCGAAATCCTTGACCACCACGTCGTCTACGAGAATCCACAACCCTTCAATCGATCCCGCCACGGGTACTTTCCCGGCCTGGTGAAACTGGCCTCGGGTGAGCTCCTGGGACTCTTCGTCCTGGGCGAGGCCTTCGAAGCGACCGACGTGACGACGTTCGTGACCCGTTCCCGGGACCAGGGGCGCACGTGGAGCCTCCAGGGTCCGCTGCACCGCAGGGAAGAGGCGTATCGCCACAACTCCGACTATCTGAAGCCGACCCTCCTGGACGACGGCAGGCTGATGGCCCTGGGCTATCGTTTCCACCGCACCGATCCGGATCAGACCATCGCCAACCCCGACCCCGCCGTGGACGGGATCCGGGGAGGCGACAACCTGGTTTCCTTCTCCGAAGACGACGGCCTCACCTGGTCGCATCCCAGGATCGTCCCGCGGTCGCGCCCGGAACTGATCGAACAGTCCGGCCCGGCGATCCAACTCCGCAACGGAGTGATTCTGGGCGCCGGATCGCTCTTCCCCAGGTGGGACGGGAGCAATCCCAGCGGCTGCGTGGGAGCCCTGCTGCGCAGCGGCGACGGAGGCGAAACCTGGGATGACCGAACCGATTTCTTCCGGGACCCGGCCGGACGCTATGCGCCTTCGGAACCGAGACTGTGCGAGATGCAGGAGGGCCGGATCGTCTCCCTGAACTGGATGATGGACCATATCCAGGGCACCAACACCACCAATCACGTCACGGTGTCGCACGATGGCGGAGCGTCCTGGTCGAACCCCATCGACACCGGTATCCGGGGACAGGCGTCGAACCTGATGCACTGGGGCGGCGACCTCCTGCTGACGGTTCACTGCCATCGCGAAGGAGAGGACATCGGCGTGTTCGTGAGGGTCGTGGATTTCTCGCGCGACCGCTGGCGGACGGTCGAAACGGCCAAGGTCTGGGGCAACGCCCCCTCCATGAGGATCGCCGTCTACTCCGACATGGGCCGGGACCTGAAGTTCGGCCAAGCCTCGCTGCTCGGCCTGGGGGACGGCGAGGTGCTCGTGACCCACTGGGCCATCGAAGAGGGACAGGGAAGGATCCGCACCCACCGGATCCGCGTCCGGATCTGA
- the guaB gene encoding IMP dehydrogenase: MEVPEALTFDDVLLSPSYSSVLPGESDLQTVFSRNIPLNIPISSAAMDTVTEHRMAITIARHGGIGIIHRNLSIEAEAREVDKVKRSESGMIVDPVTVGPDDRIRDVVESMDRYRISGVPVIDSTGKLVGILTNRDLRFQNDPELPVSDLMTRDNLVTVGEGISMEEAKRKLHEHRIEKLLVVDDQNRLKGLITVKDILKMITYPNAAKDSRGRLRVGAAVGATGDYVERARELELAGVDVVVVDTAHAHTRRVGAAVSELKKRLSRADVTAGNVATGDAVRFLADAGADAVKVGMGPGSICTTRVVTGAGMPQFTAIVEAARTAREVGLPVIADGGIKYSGDITKALAAGADAVMIGNLFAGTDESPGELVFYQNRSYKTYRGMGSLGALTEGTSDRYGQDPGSPGQKVVPEGIEGRVPYKGRAEDLIPVLLGGLQSGMGYCGVGNVQELQTRTRFVRVTHLGLRESHAHDVVVTKEAPNYRVEI, encoded by the coding sequence ATGGAGGTACCCGAAGCCCTCACCTTCGACGACGTTCTCCTGTCTCCCTCCTACAGCAGTGTCCTGCCGGGGGAATCGGATCTCCAGACCGTCTTCTCCCGAAACATCCCGCTGAACATCCCCATCTCCTCCGCGGCCATGGACACGGTGACGGAACACCGCATGGCCATCACCATCGCACGGCACGGCGGGATCGGCATCATTCACCGCAACCTGAGCATCGAAGCCGAGGCCCGGGAGGTGGACAAGGTCAAGCGCTCCGAGTCGGGAATGATCGTGGACCCGGTCACCGTGGGTCCCGACGATCGGATCCGGGACGTCGTCGAGAGCATGGACCGGTACAGGATCTCCGGTGTTCCGGTCATCGATTCGACGGGGAAGCTGGTGGGAATCCTGACGAATCGGGACCTGAGATTCCAGAACGACCCGGAGCTGCCGGTTTCGGACCTGATGACCCGCGACAACCTGGTCACGGTCGGAGAAGGGATCTCCATGGAGGAGGCCAAGCGGAAGCTCCACGAGCATCGGATCGAGAAGCTCCTGGTGGTGGATGACCAGAACCGGCTCAAGGGGCTGATCACGGTCAAGGACATCCTGAAGATGATCACCTACCCCAACGCGGCCAAGGACTCGCGGGGGCGCTTGAGAGTCGGCGCCGCCGTGGGCGCCACGGGAGACTACGTGGAGCGGGCCCGGGAGTTGGAGCTGGCGGGGGTGGACGTGGTGGTGGTGGACACGGCCCACGCCCACACCCGGCGAGTGGGCGCCGCCGTGTCGGAATTGAAGAAACGGCTTTCCCGCGCCGACGTCACCGCGGGCAACGTGGCCACCGGAGACGCCGTCCGTTTCCTAGCCGACGCCGGAGCGGACGCGGTGAAGGTGGGCATGGGACCCGGAAGCATCTGCACGACCCGGGTCGTCACCGGCGCCGGGATGCCTCAGTTCACGGCCATCGTGGAGGCCGCCCGGACCGCCCGGGAGGTGGGCCTGCCGGTGATCGCCGATGGCGGAATCAAGTATTCGGGCGACATCACCAAGGCCTTGGCCGCCGGAGCGGACGCGGTGATGATCGGGAACCTCTTCGCCGGCACCGACGAGTCCCCGGGGGAGTTGGTGTTCTATCAGAACAGGAGCTACAAGACCTACCGCGGCATGGGATCCCTGGGAGCCCTGACTGAGGGAACCAGCGACCGTTACGGTCAGGATCCGGGTTCCCCCGGTCAGAAGGTGGTTCCCGAGGGCATCGAAGGGCGGGTCCCCTACAAGGGACGCGCGGAGGACCTGATTCCGGTCCTGTTGGGCGGCCTGCAATCGGGGATGGGCTACTGCGGCGTCGGCAACGTCCAGGAACTCCAGACCCGAACCCGATTCGTCCGGGTGACCCACCTGGGACTGCGCGAGTCCCACGCCCACGACGTGGTGGTGACCAAGGAAGCGCCCAACTACCGGGTCGAAATCTGA
- a CDS encoding Gfo/Idh/MocA family oxidoreductase: MDVVRLGIVGSGYMGRTYAHCVRDHNEGVELAGVTQGSRAPRLAADFGVEHFPGYEDMLRSEQVDAVLLATIHKLHAEQTLAAAGYGKHVLVEKPMMTNVADCDAMIAACREAGVTLSVIHTLRYRGVFARARKLIEGGRIGEVRMVQMNTLWPLRDPGKPWLRDFDNGGDILDRCSHSFDMLRFLIGDEPVRLFGTVNAYSAPNWQARNAMAQIRFSRGASAQVWMSHELPEPGFPRMKDFVRVWGEKGMIEAEHFGKLRLASEGDWRDIWEMPEIDFLGDPFEPKRLEAFFVQTQDFVDSLRYGRPPAVSGEDGRAAIQMIEATHLSHRTGAAVELPLPRSAEGHHFDGATVERKKVPGSALGPEDPA; this comes from the coding sequence ATGGACGTCGTCCGGTTAGGCATCGTGGGATCGGGGTATATGGGCCGGACCTATGCCCACTGTGTGAGGGACCACAATGAGGGGGTCGAGTTGGCGGGGGTCACTCAGGGAAGCCGGGCGCCCCGGCTGGCGGCGGATTTCGGCGTCGAGCATTTCCCCGGATACGAGGACATGCTTCGCAGCGAGCAGGTCGACGCCGTGCTCCTGGCCACGATCCACAAGCTGCACGCGGAGCAGACACTGGCCGCCGCCGGCTACGGCAAGCACGTCCTGGTGGAGAAGCCGATGATGACCAACGTGGCCGACTGCGACGCCATGATTGCCGCCTGCCGGGAGGCCGGAGTGACCCTCAGCGTCATTCACACGTTGCGTTATCGCGGCGTCTTCGCCCGCGCCCGAAAGCTGATCGAAGGGGGCCGCATCGGCGAAGTGCGGATGGTGCAGATGAACACGCTGTGGCCGCTGCGCGATCCCGGCAAGCCCTGGCTCCGGGACTTCGACAACGGAGGGGACATTCTGGACCGCTGTTCCCACAGCTTCGACATGCTTCGCTTCCTCATCGGCGACGAACCGGTCCGGCTCTTCGGCACGGTGAACGCCTATTCGGCCCCGAACTGGCAGGCCCGGAACGCCATGGCGCAGATCCGTTTCTCCCGTGGCGCCAGCGCCCAGGTCTGGATGAGCCATGAGCTGCCCGAGCCCGGATTCCCGCGCATGAAGGACTTCGTCCGGGTCTGGGGCGAGAAGGGAATGATCGAAGCCGAGCACTTCGGAAAGCTCCGGCTGGCGTCGGAAGGAGATTGGCGGGACATCTGGGAGATGCCGGAGATCGATTTTCTCGGCGATCCCTTCGAGCCCAAGCGCCTGGAGGCCTTCTTCGTGCAAACCCAGGATTTTGTCGACTCCTTGCGCTACGGCCGCCCGCCCGCAGTGTCGGGTGAAGACGGCCGCGCCGCCATCCAGATGATCGAGGCCACCCACCTTTCTCACCGGACCGGCGCCGCGGTGGAGTTGCCGTTGCCCCGCTCCGCCGAAGGGCACCATTTTGACGGCGCGACGGTGGAGCGGAAAAAGGTTCCGGGGTCGGCATTGGGGCCGGAGGACCCGGCGTAA
- a CDS encoding phosphoribosylanthranilate isomerase yields the protein MIIKVCGITRRRDALDSVRYGANALGFNFYPPSPRYLEPDQAQALADELPPEVFPVAIAVARHGEDSWMRLPFDVIQLHGVEDPCQVPDTDKRVWIATSPAGARRFPGHEVIIDTSWGTGTLADWNALESLNRPFLLSGGLTPQNLGEALVRLEPLGVDVCSGVESAPGIKDRDKLRAFLKVAREHAAQIGDDKQ from the coding sequence ATGATCATCAAGGTGTGTGGAATCACCCGCCGCCGCGACGCGTTGGATTCGGTCCGGTACGGGGCCAATGCCCTGGGTTTCAACTTCTACCCGCCGAGCCCGCGCTACCTGGAGCCGGACCAGGCTCAAGCCCTGGCCGATGAGCTTCCGCCGGAGGTTTTTCCGGTGGCCATCGCAGTGGCAAGGCACGGCGAGGACTCGTGGATGCGGCTTCCCTTCGACGTCATCCAGTTGCACGGGGTCGAGGACCCCTGCCAGGTTCCCGATACGGACAAGCGCGTCTGGATCGCCACCAGTCCCGCCGGCGCCCGGCGCTTCCCCGGGCACGAAGTCATCATCGACACTTCCTGGGGCACCGGAACGCTCGCCGACTGGAACGCGCTGGAATCGCTGAATCGTCCGTTTCTTCTCTCCGGCGGCCTGACGCCTCAGAATCTGGGTGAAGCCCTGGTTCGTCTCGAGCCACTGGGTGTGGACGTCTGTTCCGGCGTGGAGAGTGCTCCGGGAATCAAGGACCGGGACAAATTGAGGGCCTTTCTGAAGGTGGCTCGGGAGCACGCCGCCCAAATCGGAGACGACAAGCAATGA
- a CDS encoding chorismate mutase yields MTDIDHWRSEIDRIDLQLVELLDRRSRCAIEIVKLKHKSNLGVYDPEREKEVIRLVQEAARGPLSKAAIKRLFERIIDESRRVEREHRNSG; encoded by the coding sequence GTGACTGACATCGACCACTGGCGCAGCGAAATCGACCGGATCGATCTCCAATTGGTGGAGCTGCTCGACCGCCGCAGCCGGTGCGCGATCGAAATCGTCAAGCTCAAGCACAAGTCGAACTTGGGTGTCTATGACCCGGAACGCGAGAAAGAGGTCATTCGGCTGGTTCAGGAGGCCGCGCGCGGGCCCTTGTCCAAAGCCGCCATCAAGCGTCTGTTCGAAAGGATCATCGACGAATCCCGACGGGTGGAGCGGGAGCACCGCAACAGCGGTTAG
- the trpA gene encoding tryptophan synthase subunit alpha produces MSRLSEIFSNNPKCFVPFVTAGHPDLEATERIVVELVEAGSHIVEIGIPFSDPIADGPVIQTSSFRALRHGYGIADYIELVRRLRARVDAGLVFMTYMNPVWSYGPGRLAREAVEAGLDGIIISDLTPEEHNRFRKLGDPGNCVRGLDIIFLAAPTSSDERLEKVSRASGGFVYLVARTGVTGKRSDVESQVPATIRRLRKYSSLPIAVGFGITSAQDVRRVWRYADAAVIGTALVRFVDEHRHTADLPRQVGRFARDHLIPG; encoded by the coding sequence ATGTCGAGACTGTCCGAGATCTTCTCGAATAACCCGAAGTGCTTCGTCCCCTTCGTGACGGCGGGGCACCCGGATCTGGAAGCAACCGAGCGGATCGTTGTCGAACTGGTGGAGGCCGGTTCCCATATCGTGGAGATCGGAATCCCGTTCTCCGACCCCATCGCGGACGGGCCGGTGATCCAGACCTCCTCTTTCCGTGCTCTCAGGCACGGTTACGGCATTGCAGACTACATCGAGCTGGTTCGGAGGCTGCGGGCCAGGGTGGACGCCGGCCTGGTATTCATGACCTACATGAACCCGGTCTGGAGCTACGGCCCGGGACGGTTGGCGCGCGAAGCCGTCGAGGCCGGCCTGGACGGCATCATCATCTCGGACCTGACCCCCGAGGAGCACAACCGGTTCCGGAAGCTGGGCGACCCCGGGAACTGCGTCCGGGGACTCGACATCATCTTCCTGGCGGCGCCGACGTCGTCGGACGAGCGGCTCGAGAAGGTGAGCCGGGCCAGCGGGGGCTTCGTCTATCTCGTTGCCCGAACCGGCGTCACCGGAAAGAGGTCCGACGTCGAGTCGCAGGTGCCGGCGACCATCCGCCGGCTGCGCAAGTACTCCTCCCTTCCCATCGCCGTGGGATTCGGGATCACTTCGGCGCAGGACGTCCGGCGGGTCTGGCGGTACGCCGACGCCGCGGTGATCGGAACCGCCCTGGTCCGGTTCGTGGACGAGCACCGGCATACGGCCGACCTGCCCCGGCAAGTCGGCCGCTTCGCCCGGGATCACTTGATTCCGGGATAA
- the trpB gene encoding tryptophan synthase subunit beta has protein sequence MSLQNASAFNERWPDEGGHFGAYGGKFVPETLMSPLEELDRAYEEALADPGFGRELERLASHYVGRPTPLTLAPRLSERVGARVYLKREDLCHTGAHKINNALGQALLARRMGKSRIIAETGAGQHGVATATVCALMGMECEIYMGTEDMRRQALNVFRMELLGAKVTPVDAGSRTLKDAINEAMRDWVTQVEHTHYLLGSVLGAHPYPAMVRDFQSVIGREARRQVLELEGRLPDLLIACVGGGSNSIGLFYEFLGEPNVRMIGVEAGGRSYRLGDHAARFQGGSKGVLHGTFSYVLQDDNGQVSHTHSVSAGLDYPSVGPEHALLRDSGRVEYTSADDNEALEAFHLLSRLEGIMPALESSHAVAECLRHQGSGELIVVNLSGRGDKDVETVRDLLE, from the coding sequence ATGAGTCTGCAAAACGCATCAGCTTTCAACGAACGGTGGCCGGATGAGGGAGGGCACTTCGGCGCCTACGGCGGGAAGTTCGTTCCCGAGACCCTCATGTCCCCCCTGGAGGAACTGGACCGGGCCTACGAGGAGGCCCTGGCCGATCCCGGGTTCGGCCGGGAGCTGGAACGGCTGGCCAGCCACTACGTGGGACGGCCCACGCCCCTGACCCTGGCTCCGCGCCTCTCCGAGCGGGTGGGAGCCCGCGTCTACCTGAAGCGGGAGGACCTCTGCCACACCGGGGCCCACAAGATCAACAATGCCCTGGGACAGGCACTGCTGGCCCGGCGCATGGGCAAGAGCCGCATCATCGCCGAAACCGGCGCCGGCCAGCATGGCGTGGCCACGGCCACGGTCTGCGCCCTGATGGGGATGGAATGCGAGATCTACATGGGCACCGAAGACATGCGCCGGCAGGCGCTCAACGTCTTTCGCATGGAGCTTCTGGGCGCCAAGGTCACGCCGGTGGATGCCGGGAGCCGGACCCTGAAGGATGCCATCAACGAGGCCATGCGCGACTGGGTCACCCAGGTGGAGCACACCCACTATCTCCTGGGATCGGTGTTGGGAGCCCATCCCTATCCGGCCATGGTCCGGGATTTCCAGTCGGTCATCGGACGCGAGGCGAGGCGCCAGGTTCTGGAGTTGGAAGGGAGGCTCCCCGACCTGCTGATTGCGTGCGTCGGCGGAGGCAGCAACTCCATCGGACTTTTCTACGAGTTTCTGGGCGAGCCGAATGTGCGGATGATCGGGGTCGAAGCCGGGGGCCGGAGCTACCGGCTGGGAGATCATGCGGCGCGTTTCCAGGGCGGATCCAAGGGGGTGCTTCATGGCACCTTCAGCTACGTCCTGCAAGACGACAACGGTCAGGTCTCCCACACCCACAGCGTCTCCGCGGGTCTCGACTACCCTTCGGTGGGACCGGAGCATGCCCTGCTGCGCGACTCGGGAAGAGTCGAGTACACGTCGGCGGATGACAACGAGGCCCTGGAAGCGTTTCACCTCCTGAGCCGGCTGGAAGGGATCATGCCGGCATTGGAATCGTCGCACGCTGTGGCGGAGTGCCTCCGGCACCAGGGCAGCGGTGAGCTGATCGTCGTCAATCTTTCCGGCCGTGGAGACAAGGATGTCGAGACTGTCCGAGATCTTCTCGAATAA